The Sinomicrobium kalidii genome contains a region encoding:
- a CDS encoding glycoside hydrolase family 97 protein, with amino-acid sequence MYNRIIVCLALSGYIFFSCNSDKKNIVLVSPDMEVRVNIRKDSTGYNIKAAKQDFVFMEKGFLGLNIREKENLFSSLTSLQGPFPKQEVVSVMGITDTAIIKWNEYLLEFSKGEQLEFRVFDQGTAYRYKAGGGKEIYRVTGEESSWTIPADTKVWYFERNNNWKLKSYAGEWMSTTIEQLPVVSETGPVQGKPLIFGYSNGGYGILAEAGLFNYSGLRYEALPENTLKADFFEGKSGFEVRGNVISPWRIALVAEDLNQLVHQQNVITSLNPEADPALFADRSWIRPGRSVWRWWSNLTGTPEEEKKMIDAAEALDFEYNLIDAGWEKWPGKWQALKAICDYGKEKDVGIWVWKHSKELNFPEGDYQQMQSFMDSLHNAGVSGIKVDFMDGERKTLIDFDEAVLRHAAARKLMVNFHGCQAATGEIRSYPNELTREGIRGLELNTHPEGPITASHNAALPFTRFVSGHGDYTPLAFTATGETTWAHQLATLVLFTSPLQVIAENPEILLHHPSVAGALPLIKEMPTVWDETLVLPGSRIGELAIMARRKGDDWYIGIINGGERKTCEIDLAVLNSAAKEAILYHDASESIPNPIAKGTNARSRYYSEIITPFVTDTVQLPDDVLSVELEKNGGAVLCLGKRVK; translated from the coding sequence ATGTATAATCGAATTATAGTTTGCCTGGCTTTATCGGGATATATCTTTTTTTCATGTAACAGTGACAAAAAGAATATTGTATTGGTTAGCCCGGATATGGAAGTACGGGTGAACATCCGGAAAGACAGTACCGGGTACAACATAAAAGCTGCAAAGCAGGACTTTGTTTTTATGGAAAAAGGATTCCTGGGGTTGAACATCCGGGAAAAGGAAAACCTTTTTTCTTCCCTGACCAGCCTGCAAGGGCCGTTTCCCAAGCAGGAAGTGGTCAGTGTAATGGGAATAACAGATACGGCTATAATCAAATGGAATGAATACCTGCTTGAATTCAGTAAGGGAGAACAACTTGAATTCAGGGTCTTTGACCAGGGCACAGCATATAGGTATAAAGCAGGCGGGGGGAAAGAAATATATCGTGTTACCGGTGAAGAATCTTCATGGACCATACCGGCTGATACTAAAGTCTGGTACTTTGAACGTAATAACAACTGGAAGCTGAAATCTTATGCAGGCGAGTGGATGTCAACAACCATAGAACAGCTTCCTGTGGTTTCCGAAACCGGTCCTGTACAGGGAAAACCACTGATTTTCGGGTATTCGAACGGAGGGTACGGCATCCTGGCAGAAGCCGGGTTGTTTAATTACAGCGGCTTGCGTTATGAAGCACTTCCGGAGAACACCCTGAAAGCCGATTTTTTTGAAGGAAAGTCCGGGTTTGAGGTCCGCGGCAATGTTATTTCTCCCTGGAGAATAGCTTTAGTTGCGGAAGACCTCAATCAACTGGTCCATCAGCAAAATGTCATTACGAGTCTCAACCCTGAAGCCGATCCCGCATTATTTGCTGACCGAAGCTGGATCAGGCCGGGAAGATCGGTCTGGCGATGGTGGTCAAACCTCACCGGCACACCCGAAGAGGAAAAAAAGATGATCGATGCTGCCGAAGCATTGGATTTCGAATACAACCTCATTGATGCCGGTTGGGAGAAATGGCCCGGTAAATGGCAGGCCTTAAAAGCCATATGCGATTACGGAAAAGAGAAGGATGTAGGTATATGGGTATGGAAACACTCCAAAGAACTCAATTTCCCGGAAGGGGATTATCAACAGATGCAATCCTTTATGGACAGCCTTCATAATGCAGGTGTCAGCGGAATTAAAGTTGATTTCATGGATGGAGAGCGCAAAACGCTGATTGACTTTGACGAGGCCGTACTTCGCCATGCCGCAGCACGGAAACTGATGGTGAATTTTCACGGGTGCCAGGCCGCAACAGGAGAAATAAGGAGCTACCCCAATGAACTTACCCGTGAAGGAATAAGAGGGCTGGAACTGAACACACATCCCGAAGGACCGATAACGGCATCTCATAATGCGGCACTTCCTTTTACAAGGTTTGTTTCCGGGCATGGTGATTATACGCCGTTGGCATTTACAGCCACGGGCGAAACCACCTGGGCCCATCAGTTGGCTACATTGGTTTTGTTTACCTCTCCTTTGCAGGTCATAGCAGAGAACCCGGAAATATTGTTGCACCATCCGTCCGTGGCTGGAGCTTTGCCTCTCATTAAAGAGATGCCTACGGTATGGGATGAGACCTTGGTATTACCCGGAAGCCGGATCGGCGAATTAGCGATCATGGCCCGGCGTAAAGGGGATGACTGGTACATCGGTATAATCAACGGAGGAGAGAGAAAGACGTGTGAAATAGATCTTGCGGTGTTGAACTCCGCAGCTAAAGAAGCCATTTTATATCACGATGCTTCCGAAAGTATTCCCAATCCCATAGCAAAAGGAACCAATGCCAGGAGCAGGTATTACAGCGAAATAATCACACCTTTTGTAACAGATACAGTGCAGTTACCGGATGATGTATTATCCGTGGAGCTCGAAAAGAACGGAGGAGCGGTTTTGTGTCTTGGTAAAAGAGTTAAATAA